ATTATAAATTAAGTCAAACGGCAAaagtaaataaaagaaaagaagaaagcaaacaaaataaaataaaataaaaggggCCACAACCCCCTGCCCACCTGGGCCTCGGCCAACCAGCCCAACCCAGCTGGTCGGCCGAGCCGCCTTCCCTTAACCCCCTCCCGATCCCCACCGAACCCTAGCCCTATCCCTATCCCCTCGTtcccccactccccccccccccccggatcTGGATCGGGAATCCCCCCTAGCGCTCGCCCCGCACGACCCTGGCGCACCCCGGCCCTGCCGCCCGCCTCTGACCACGTCAGACCTCCTCCCCGCCACCGCTGCGGCTCACGGCCTTGACGTGCCGGGCCTCGTCACCgtcgcctccccgcctcgccccCGACACCCACGGCGCCCCGAGGCCGACGTCGCCACCCATCGCTGCtcgccgtcgcctcgcctcctcatCTCTCCCTCGTCGGCTCCGTCAAGCTTCGTCGGCCCCCTGTTCATCTACAACGGGGGTGCGAACCCCTCCTGTCTCTCCCTTACCCCTGTCACCGCCGTGCACGCCCTGCGGTCCCGGCTGTCGCTGCTCGCCGTGGtcaccccacgccttcttcctcgcGCGCTCGCGCTCAACGTCGCACTGCCATGCCCGCGGCGCGCGCTAGGCGCCCTTCCCCGCACCTGTGGTCGTCCCGCGCACGCTCTGCCCGCTGCCGCCTAGCGCTGCTGCGGCTCGCGCGCCGCTCGCCCGTACCTCAGCGGCACTCGCCGCACCGCCCTACTCCGGCCAACCGccgtggccggcgcccccctggtGGCCTCgtacaccaaacgggcgcccacAACCGCGCCGTTAGCCCGCACCCGCTATGGCCCCCTGGGCAGatgacagatggggcccacgCCCCTGTCTTGTCAGAAATAATAAAAAACAACAAAACAAAATGTATTTTAAAAATAAGAATaagtaattagttaattaattaaacaggtaattaattaatttaattaactcTGTTTAGTACCTAATTAGCTTGATTAGTTAATTAAAATTGTTAATTAGTTGTTAGACTATGACAGAACGGCCCCACGCGTCAGAGTTGACTTTGGTCaactctgttgactgctgacatcatgatgacatcatgctgatgcaataaCCCCATTTTAGATTTAATGATAATTTCAGAATATTGTTAAAACTTTAACAATTCATAGAAAAATGACCacaactcggatgaaaatactttgtacatgaaagttgctcagaacgacgagacgaatccgagcacgcggtccgttcgtccaccacacatccctagcatagcgtacatgcaactttccccctccatttcatttgtccaaaaatgccaaacttcgggaaagctttttcggatgttttccccctttgccggtattgtgtagcaccgcgttagaacacgtctagctctgcctgttgtcctgttatgctcttgcttgctatgtatttactgtttcttccccctcttctctccggtagaccccgaaaCCGTTGCTGATGccactgtgatcgactacgtcaacgacgaccccttcttccctttcagcggagcttccaggcaagccccctctttgatcatcccgatatcgcccattccattctctcatgcttgcattagattttgctactgttattgattgctcctattctgatgcatagcctgcttttgtaacctgctattgttacctacctgcttaccCTAAACTGCTTAATATAGGTttgttagtgatccatcagtgacccccacttgtccttgttgcccctgcttcatcatcaatgactcgatcaacgtgatcgacgaccagagcccgacacctcacatcgcatcacgccccttttgttgctcgactttgcagagctactatcgagtgtcgagggtgagacctcacaaCGCACTCCCGATGAcaactctgtagtgtagctattcggtcgtagtcaatgagggtgatttcctcttacaccattcccgatacggctctgtcgtgcaacacctcaagtgtgaacctcgagggtggatcctcttacgttcaccttgatgattacatcgagtggaatcctccgtgggtgattcctcgggttttccccttgatgtttggacacacggttaccttgactttacttgagaccttggtggaagtcgggcgggcccggagagcccCCGCAAGATGGTTATGAGGCACGGCCGGGCAGGCAGGCCGCCCCCGAGTGGGCTGGGCTagcccttgccgtatttcctcgagacggggtgacggggtcacattatcatGAGTCTCTGCTCATCTCcgcaagctaataatacactatggcttggctatttgttctgagttggcctttggcctttacgcactaaccaccatgcgagaatagttatgggcctcgacgacgtagtatcagccgaagctttgtcagacgtccagttcaacATTGCGGCACAGTCGGATCGTGCTGGCCATCCGAGGCGGTGCTGGTATTCACCCTGCGCGCAACGACTcagagtgcaacgggcgatgggcccagaccccggagtgcttagtatgtagaccggcggggacctctctgctgagcctaggtagggctacgacgtgttgatttTCCAAGGTCGGGCATTAACCCAGAAAAATGTGTCCAgccagagtaatcaagcgtgttggaaaacgtggtgccccctgcagggaagattatctattaatagccatgtccacggtaacggacgttcagacttatatcctgatctattacaactagaaaatggatacttgagatatgttgctccgggattgctttctcgcggggagtcgaggaaggatctctaggcattaatgctacaacatgcttgttaattaaactgctattctttactcttctacatgctgcaagatgcttggagctgcttgaagatgctagtcttcaataggctaggccttcccctctattctggcattctgcagttcagtccacagatacaacccttccatttgataccattgcatacttagtatagatctgatgcttgcgagtactttggatgagtactcacggttgctttgctaccccttctcccccttccttcttctttccggttgatgcaaccagatggtggatccctggagccagatgccaccgccgacggatactactacatggaggccgccgaagaccaggagtagttaggaggtcccaggcaggaggccttgcctcttcgatcgtgttgcttttgtgctagccttcttaaggcatccttgattaacttatgtctgtactcagatattgttgcttccgctgactcttgtgctttcgagcttctgtattcgagccctcgaggcccctggcttgtaatatgaagcttgtattattttatttgtgtctagagttgtgttgtgatatcttcccgtgagtccctgatcttgatcgtacacatttgcgtgtatgattagtgtatggtcgaatcgggggcgtcacatgatgggaatcccgtaataaggggacacgatcttttgttttgacaagacgtgtcaccgGAGACTGCGTCTTAAATTGCGAAACAGGAGAAACGATTTAAAATAATGAGGAGGTTGGATGTAACATCTCGCCTGCGAAATTGTTAGTAAAAGACGTGTTGTGCTTTTTTATTAAGTATTATGCCCTAGCGGTGCAGGGTCGTGGTTATTACACAAAGCCAGATATAGTTCTTGTAATCAACTGCTTTGAAGTGTTCGGAGGAGGaatccgccttgcaatgccgaagacaatctgcgcgccggacacatcgtcattgaagcctggttcaggggctactgagggagtcctagattagggggtcctcgggtgtccgggctatgtgacctgggccggactgatgggccgtgaagatacaagacggaAGACTCTCCcccgtgtccgaatgggactctccttggcatagAAGGCAAACTTGGCGTGCGGATAtaaagattcctttctctgtaaaccgactctgtacaaccctagctccctccggtgtctatataaatcagagggtttagtccgtagaggcaatcataatcatacaggctagacatctagggtttagccattacgatctcgaggtagatcaactcttttaaCCCTCATATTcttcaaagtcaatcaagcaggacatagggtattacctccatcgagagggcccgaacctgggtaaacacagtgtccctgtctcctgttaccttcgatccttagacgcacagttcgggaccccctacccaagatctgtcggttttgacaccaacaggGGGCAACAAGAAAATCCAAAGATCGATGCAAGCAAAGGCTGAGGTAAGCACAAAGGTAAAAGGCCGAAAGTCACTTTCGCGCAACTATTGGAAAAATATCAGAAGATAAGTGACGAGAAAATTGCTTATCGGCCAAGTAATTCAAAAGCGTCAAGATCACCCCCTAGGTACAAATCTGATGGCCGATATCGGCAAAGGGAAACTTGCAATGCAACATATTTATATCCTTTTTTGGGCCACCAATGCCAGTGCCATGGATACCTCCCTATGATATTTTTTATCCATATTCACCATGGGACAGGTATGATTCAAGTGCACATTTTCCATCTTATTTTAGACCGTCTCACAAAGATCATGCATCTCCAAAAAGGCCCACGTTCAATAAACAATCATATGTTAAAGACCGTTTCACTCCAAAAGAATCGGTCTGGAGCACAAGGAAGAATAAGGAGGTGGTTGAGCAAGTCTATCATGTTAAAAAAGATGGTTGTAAGTGTGCTACTTCAGATTTGATCTTAAAGGATAAAGATCCAATTAAAGTGTTGACATTGGCTACTCAAGACAATGAGATGAATCAATCAATTTCCAAATCTGAAGAAAAGAAGTTGACGGTGCATAAGGCCAAAAAAGAGTTGCCATTGGTTGAAACAGAATCACAACCGAGGTGCCCACTCGGCTTATCGTATTGGAAAACGAAGGAATTACAAAAGCTTAGTGCAGAAGAACTGAAAAAGAAGAACATGGTATGGGTTCCCAAGTGGAGCAGTCAAAATAAAAATGATGTGCAACCTTCTATTGCAACAAGTGTTACAAGAGTGAAGAAATAGAAGGATGGAAGCCAAAAACAATTAAGCTGAAGGTTTGCATCACCCCATCAAAATCATCGGTTAACACATCATCCATattcgtcaaacatgccattGATGTCTTTGCCATGGAATTCATCCCCATGTACGATCTGTCACCCTCCATGGGCTTATTTAGATCCATGGATGCAATATAATTTCTTATATCATGAAAGGGCATTACCAAATCACTATATATTTGATTAGCTACAAGTTTATTGCTGACCCAAAGGGCcgaaatatttcatttgtcatttcATTTGTTTATTTCAGCTATACTTGCTTTGGTGGATGAAGTTTACATGGACCTTATGTTAATGGCCGATATTTATCTATCGTCCTAAGAATATGTCAAAGCATGGCCGGTGTAGTATCCAAACATCGTCCTTAGTTTGATTGGAAACCGAGACAAGCCTTTGGTGGCCATAGGTGCTATACATATTGAGGCGTTCGATGATTCGTTATAATTTATTTTGAGGTATGTCTAGATGTAAAATTTACCTTCGGTTGTTTTAATACTGCTCATATATCTGGACATGACAATTGAAATTTATTTTGAGGTATGTCTAGATGTAAAATTTACCTTGGGTTGCTTTAATACTGCTCATATATCTGGACATGACAATTGAAGAGCAAATGAGTTGGTACAGCAAGCATCTGGCTACTATGTTGATCATGGTGTACTGCATATATCTATCAATAGCCGATGCTTATTCTCGCCAACGTAGGTAAGGCCGAATTGGAGCTCATCGCTTCGGCCACTAATGAAACTTTATGCAGGAGAAGCAAGGAATGGAAGAAGTTCATTCGTGATTATCTGCAAAATCCTAGCAAAAGGGTGAACAATATAGTTCGGAGGATGGTTTTGAACTTTATCAACAGATTGTTATAGGAGTTGAGAAGTTTTCACCCAAGTTTGCATTAAGAGGTTCAAATAAGCAATGGCCGATATATACTTATCATACTAAAAACATGCaaatggccgatggagtgttgaGATCGTCTTTAGAACAAACTCCGTGCAAGTTATTTTTCGGCACAAAGTtttgccgaaaaacaggggggcatgtgttgacaccagattttggcacggTCAAGAACTTAACTAAGATGACCTCAAATGGAGAAGTGGTCTACATAAAAAAAAAGTTTTGTATAGTTGGCATGAACATCTTTGAAGTTTGGGCCATCGCCGTCCGATTTCATCTCAAAGGCCGAAACTATGCTCAAAGTACTAAGATCCTATATTGAGAGTACAGTTTGACCGATTAAGCCACCGAGACGACCTTATATGAGAAAATGTTCTACACGGATTGTCTTTGCCTCGTCGAAACAATCAATTTTGATATATAAAAAATCTCAATCCGGGAGCTTATGCAAAAGTTAGAGGCCCTACCACCAGGCAAAAAGTGGCACGCCCAATCAGACATTTGTCTGATAGTTGCGCCACCAATTGTTTATATTGCGCGAGCGTTTTGACTCACAAGACTGCCTCGAATCAAAAAACATTCAGCATAAAAATTGTTTGTCTCATCGAAACGGTCAAATTCGCTTTTGGGCGCATCTTCATCTGAGGTCGTTTGTGGCCTGTGAGAGTCAAAAACCGAACTGGTGTCTTAAACTTGCCTAAATCCGAGTTCGGTTAATTTTGGAAATATTTGGAAGGGATTTGGAGTCCCTTTCTTGTACAGGAAATCCAGCCACCTCATAAATAGATGAGAgatgacggccgattgaacaacacacaatcgatcaATCCACCTACCACTTTtacctttacttttatctctctcccttgttcttcttcttctcgttATTCATTCGTTCTTCGTTTGCAAGgggcgaacctcgaggccctagaggcgatcaggtcgacctagggcagcccatagccgtcACGTGCCCTGACAGGGTCCCTTCCGAGCGTGTGGGGTTTCGGTCTACAAAAGCGCCCGCCGGATTGCCTGCGTACCGCACTTCCggccgggtctccttcgacgtgagctgtggtgcatcacccccggcgtcgagggtacacagtgatgtgttcgtgtgcgaacagcGGGTAGCCGCCGTGCTGCATTACAGGATTGGGGAATTCCCTTGCAAATATCTGGAATTGCAGCTAGCCATCAAACTACTCACGAAAGCAGAATGGCAACTGATGATAGACCAAGCAAAGCAATTTGTCTCTCCATGGCAGCAAGGTCTGATCCAGTGTCCGGGGCAACTTGTGTTGGTCAAATTTGTCATCGCTGCTACATCAATACACCACCTGATGGTTTCAGATGCTCATGTCTGGTTTTTTAGGAGTTAGACAAGTGGATGCGCTCGTTCCTCTGGGTGTCGaagagtcacttattttgggacagagaAAGTATTTGGTGGCCTGGAATACCATATGCAGGTCGACTTGCATCGGAGAGCTAGGCGTTAAGAATCTATTATTACAAGCTCTGGTGCTTCAAGTTTGACGGGAAAGCTGACAACCTTGTCAAGATCACAGTTGGAGATGGCCACCGAATTTTGTTCTGGAGGGACCGCTGGATACATGGACTACAACTGCGTGGAGGTTCATACCCGGAACATAAGGATGGTGAACCAGTTGGGTGATCTGTCATTCACGTCCGACATCCAATATATTCATCTTTGTCAGGCCATTGCCTCTGTTCAGTGTGATCCGCAGACAAGGCTTCCCTCTCTCTAGCGCCTCCCACCCCCGCTGGCGGCCACTCCAGCCCCGGCGTCCACCTCCCCTCTCCACGCCGGTGACCACCCCGGTCCCAGGCGTCCTCTCCCCCCGCGGCGCCTCCCCGTTCCCCGCCATGGCCTCCGGATCTGCGAGCCCGGGTTCGGTGTCTTCGAGACTGTGTCCGGTGGTCTCGGGCTTGGGGCTCTCCGCCTCGTCGGGCTCTGCATCTTCGACCAGAGCCATCGGCGCCCCCCTCGTCCCCGCCCCGCCCGCAGCGGCTGGAGCGGCGGCACCATGGAGAAGGTCAGGCCCTTCTCGCAAGGCGCTCTGGCGAAAGCGGAAGGCTTTCCAGAAGCAGACGGCCACTGGCAGATCCAGGCCGCGCTCTCCTTCTTCGTCGCTGGAGCGCAGGGAGATTCCGCCGGACCTTTttggtctgtgcttcaagtgctTTCGGGAGGGTCACCGCCGGGATGACTGCACCTTTCCGCCATTGTGCATCCGCTGTGGCCTTGAGGGGCACATCTTCACGGAGTGCAAGCGGCCTCGGAGTCCCAGATCGGAGGAGGATCTCCGACGGGAGGCGTTGGCTAAGGTGGCACGGACCGCTCTGCCACTGGTGCCTGCCGGAATCGCGAGCAGGCTGTCTCCGGCCACTCGGCAGGCCTCTCCCCAGGAGGGGCCCTCGTCAGTGCCGGGCGACACCGCACCTGTGGATTTCGGGCTGGCAGTGGCGAGCAACTCTGGTGCCCCTTGCATCCTCCTGCGGACCCCGGAGATAGATGACCTAGAGCGTCGCCTTCAGCTGGCGGTGGTGGCATATGTCGGAGGTCCTCGGCCTCCGGTGTCTTGCCAGGATGCCACCGAAGCCATCTCTGTCTAGCTGCGTATTCCCCGCCACTTCTTCTCCGTTCACAAGTTCCACCCTGAAGACTTTCTTGTGCTGTTTGCGAGGACTGAATTCCGCAACAAGGCGCTGGCAGCAGGCTCTGTCGAGCATGGTTTCTTCAAGCTCTTCATCAAACCATGGCTGCGGCAAGCCCAGGCGGTGTCCAGACTCATGCGCTCGCAAGTTGACCTGATGATTGAAGGAGTGCCATCTCACGTTTGGACCAGAGAGACGGCGGCGGAGCTGCTCGGCTCCTCCTACCTTGTTGACAGTTTGGCTCCTGAGACCGCAAGTAGAGAAGACCTCTCCCTGTTCAAAGTTCGTGCTTGGTGTGTCGATCCAGACTCGGTGCCTATGGACAAGCTGCTTTGGGTGCCGGAGCCAGAGGCGGCATTTGATCCGGCCGCGCGCCAGCCTACGTCCAGACAGTTGTTCAAATACAAGACCTTGATTCATATTGGGAGGATTAGGGAGCATGATGGCCCGGAGGCTTGGCTGCGGCCGCCTAGCTCGGACGGCAGCGGTCAGAGAGGCCTACCTGAGGACTCCGGCGACTTCTCTGGCGTGGGGGAATGGCGTGTCTTACCATGGACTAGGGGTGTCCGTGATCACCGCGGAGGTGTGCAACCGCCACGCGGGATGGGTGGTTCCTACCGGCAGGTGCTCCTCGGACGCATCGGGCCCTTGTCCTGGCGGCTGCCACCTATGGAGCATGGCAGAGCGGCGACGTCCCGTTCTCCGATGGTGCCCCCTGCTCCGGTCCAGATCGGCAGGGATGTTCACACGCGCTCTGTGGCGGCACCAGTGGTGGCGCCGGTGATGGTTCAGGAAGATGCAAAAGATCCCACTCTTCAGGTGGGGCCGCTACGGCCGCTGGGGCCAGAGCCGGTGGTGACGCCAGACCCTGCGCAAGAGACGGATGTTCTGTCGCCTTCGGCTGTTCCCCGGGAGACCGCTTTTGACCAGGGTTGTGTGGTGGAGGTTGCTCCGCGGTCTGGCCCGGCTGATCCGCCCAATGTGGAACTGGCGATTCAAACTGCCCCTGTCCTATCCGCACAGGAGGGGTCGGTGGAGCCTGAAGCTGCTGTTAGGTGTGACAGCGGGGCCAGTCCGGTTTCGCCTGTTGGAGATTCCCTGGGGCCCACTGGCCTTCTTCTCCCCGCGCCCCCCAAGGTTGCTTTGGTGGATGTTGTGTGTCCAGTGGTGCCATTGGCCAACTCCGAAGGCTGGGCCCCAGTGTCCGAGATTCTGATGCATGCGACAAATGGAAATAATGATGGACCGATCCTGGTGGTTTCTGGCTCGATTCCCACGCCGAGCGGGTTGGACCCCGATATGACCACGTCCGGGGTTGGCATGCAGGCCATGCAACCCATGCAGCTTTCATCGGAGGAGAGATCTGAGCTTGCTGTGTTTCCGGCTATGCCCAACCTGACATCCAAGGAGCAAGCTGCCCTGTCCAACATTAAGACTTTTTGTGCTGGCCTACTCAAGAAGCTTGCTCCGCCGCTGCTCAAAGAATTCGAAGGGATGAGTGGAGTTCGTGCTGGGCAGGACCCTTTCACGCCTCGGCGAGCGACTCGCTCGACTTGCATTGGTGGACCTAGGAAGTCCAGGGCATCAGCTGCTGAAACTATTCTCCTCAAGACCCTGGGGTTTGACTGCGAGGACCTGGCGATCTCCGAAGATGCGCTAGGTCAGCTCAGGATGGTGTTTGATTCTCCACTACAGGAACCACAGTTGAGAGCTATTGCAACCATCTTCGGGAAGGCGATCCCTCTCAACCTTGGCGATGCGTTGGAGAAGGCTGAGCCGGTTATGGTCCAATAGGTAGCCGGTGGGCGACACGGGAGCTTCTCTCCCTGATGTTGTGCGACGCGATGGAGTTGGTGTGCTGGAATGTGCGAGGCCTCAACAGTCCAGCAAAAAGAAAGGCGCTCGGAGAGTTCGTAGATTCTGTGCGAGTGGCAATAATTTGTATTTTAGAAACTAAGCTCGACTTGGTAGATCAATTTGTAATCCTATAATGTATGGGTCCTAATTATGATGGTTTTACTTATCCGCCGGCGTCCGACACGAGAGGTGGAATCTTTCTGGTTTGGGATTCCAAAAAGGTCCTATTGACAAATTTTGTCAATGATACAAACTTCATTACGGGTTTTGTGTCACCGAAGAAGGGCTCCCCTTGGTGGCTGTCGGTGGTCTATGGGCCACAAGAAGACGAGCAAAAGGTTAACTTTCTTCAGGAGCTTTCGGAACGTAGGATGTTGTGCCCTGGTCCATGGTTGGTAATTGGTGACTTCAACTTAATCCTATACGCGGCAGACAAAAACAATTCGACGCTGGATCGTCGAATGATGGGAAAGTTCAAGCGCTTCATGGACGATCATGGTCTAAAAGAGTTGTTCCTCCATGGCCGTAGATTCACGTGGAGTAATGAGAGGGAGGTACCCACACTCACCAAAATTGATCGCGCATTTGTCTCTGTGGACTGGGAGTTGGACCACCCTGATTGTTTGCTACAAGCGCTCTCCACCTCGACTTCGGATCATTGTCCACTACATCTCGCCTTAGCTGAACATATTTTCACCAAAAGGCGCTTTCGTTTTGAGAAATTCTGGGTTAAGATGGAGGGCTTTATGGACGTTGTGGAGGAGGCCTGGGTGTGTGAGGCTTCTATCACAGACCCCTTTTTGAGACTTGATACCCTTCTCAGAAACACGGCGCGCGCGCTTGCAATTTGGGGACAGAAGAAAGTGGGCAACATTAAATTGCAAATTGCTATTGCAAATCTAGTGATCTTGAGGTTCGACTGTGCCCAGGAGATGCGAACTTTATCGGCAGAGGAGCACTGGCTCAGGA
The Aegilops tauschii subsp. strangulata cultivar AL8/78 chromosome 3, Aet v6.0, whole genome shotgun sequence genome window above contains:
- the LOC141020931 gene encoding uncharacterized protein, giving the protein MRSQVDLMIEGVPSHVWTRETAAELLGSSYLVDSLAPETASREDLSLFKVRAWCVDPDSVPMDKLLWVPEPEAAFDPAARQPTSRQLFKYKTLIHIGRIREHDGPEAWLRPPSSDGSGQRGLPEDSGDFSGVGEWRVLPWTRGVRDHRGGVQPPRGMGGSYRQVLLGRIGPLSWRLPPMEHGRAATSRSPMVPPAPVQIGRDVHTRSVAAPVVAPVMVQEDAKDPTLQVGPLRPLGPEPVVTPDPAQETDVLSPSAVPRETAFDQGCVVEVAPRSGPADPPNVELAIQTAPVLSAQEGSVEPEAAVRCDSGASPVSPVGDSLGPTGLLLPAPPKVALVDVVCPVVPLANSEGWAPVSEILMHATNGNNDGPILVVSGSIPTPSGLDPDMTTSGVGMQAMQPMQLSSEERSELAVFPAMPNLTSKEQAALSNIKTFCAGLLKKLAPPLLKEFEGMSGVRAGQDPFTPRRATRSTCIGGPRKSRASAAETILLKTLGFDCEDLAISEDALGQLRMVFDSPLQEPQLRAIATIFGKAIPLNLGDALEKAEPVMVQ